The genomic stretch GGCCGGGTTGCCCTCGTCCAGCCGGATGTCCGGTGAGGTGTCGACGCAGTGGCGGATCATCGGCCGGTACAACACGGTCCTGCCGCCCGGCTGCGTGATGGACACCTGTGTGAATTCCGTGTCCGGATGCAGGTGACCGTGGGTGACGCGGGGCTCGCCGGCGCAGGAGAGCTTGAGCTCGACGACGATGGGCTCGCCCAGTTCGAACGACTCCTTGGCGCGCAGCTCCAGTCGCAGCCCCGAATGGTCCTCGACCGGCGGCTCGAACGGCTCGATCTCGGCCGCCCCGGTGCCGAACGCGTTCGCGCCCATGGCTATGTCGCGGAAGAAGCCGTGACGTAGGTGCACCAGCTCCGCGTCCGTGAATTGGAAGGGGAAGGCGGCCCAATAGCCCTGTTCGCCGCCGGGGCGGTAATTCTGCACGTAGTTCATCCACGACAGATCACCGAAGCCGCCGTCCGGGCCGAGGGGCTGGGGCGGGGTGGCGAGGTTCTTCTGCCAGGAGTGGAGCAGGTTGAAGGCGTGCCCTAACTCATGCACATACGTCCGTAGCTGCGCGCGTTGCGCCTGCGGCGAGTCGCCCTTGATCGCGTCGTAGAAGACCGCCGCCCCCTGCCTCTGGTGGGCGTCGTTGTAGTCGAACATGATGCCCCGGTAGCCGCCCACGTGCTTGCTGGCCACCAGCAGCCACACCCGCCACGCCGGCGCGTCGCCGAACGTGCTGAACTGCTGCGTCATCGCGTGGTGCAGCTCGGCGTCGTTCCACGCCAGGTCGGCCCCCGACCCGTCCACCGGGATCACCCCGGGCTGCGCAAGGGTCAGCTCGATGCCCGCCTCCGCGTAGGCGGCGCCCACGGTCAGCTGCCTGGCAGGCGAGCCGGTCGGGCCCGGCAGCGTGCCCGTGTCATACGACACGAACGGCACCGTGCCCGTCACCGAGTCCTGCTCCAGCAGCACCCGCCGGAAGTACGGCGAGGCGAACGACAGCGCATACGTACGCCCCGCCAGCGCCGCCGTCCCCGACCCATCGCTGATCGTGACGCTCACGTCCTTGTCAGGCGTGTCGAACGTGAACGCCCCGCGTCCATCGATCCGGACCTCGGCGCCCTCGGCGTGCACGGCGGGGGAGTTCACCACGAACGAGCCGACGTACGAGGTCGTCGCGCCCGCCACGGCGAACAGGTCGCCGCTCACCCTCCCAGTAGGTCTGGTCCCGTCGACGTCGACGCGGAGCGCCAGCCGCGAGTCGCCGTCCTGCCCCTCGTACAACCCGCTGATCATGGCCGCTCCTGGGGAATCGTCAGGGATTACATCGTCCCCCGCCAGGAGCCCCTGTCAACGAGCTCCGCGAACTTGAAGCGCCCCCAGCAACTCCTCCGACGCCCGGGTGATGGTCTCGACGGCCCGGTCGAACGCCTCGGCGTTGTGCGCGGCGGGCGCGCGGAAACCGGAGATCTTCCTGACGTACTGCAACGCGGCCGCGCGCACGTCCTCCTCGGTCACACTCTCGGTGAACGGAGGCCGCAGCGTCTTGATGCTCCTACACATGCCTCAACGGTAGCCCGGGTCGCTCAGCAGGAGGACTGAGCTCGTTGCCGAAGTCGAGGGCGATCTTGCGCAGCCCCTCGGCCAGCTCGTCCCGGTCCCGCGCGTCGATGCGCTCGGCCGGTCCCGACACCGACATCGCGGCCACCACCCGGTTGCCGTCCCACACCGGCACCGCCAGGCAATGCACGCCCAGCTCCTCCTCGCCGAGGTCCATGGCATATCCCACGGTTCGGACGCGGCCGAGCTCGGCCAGCATGGCGCTGACGTCGGTGATCGTGTTGGGGGTGCGGCGCGGCATGCCGGTCCGCTCGAACACGGCCACCGCGTCCCCGTCGGGCCGCCCCGCCAGCAGCACCTTTCCCACGGCGGTGCTGTGCGGCAGCACCCGCCGCCCGACCTCGGCGAACATGCGCAGCCTGCGCGGCGAGGGCACCTGCGCCACGTAGACGACGAAGTCCCCTTCGAGCACGGCCAGGTTCGCGGTCTCGCCGGAGAACTCGACCATCTTGGCCAGGTACGGCTGCGCCCACACGCCGACCATGCTCTCCGCGATGCCGCCGAGCCGCACCAGGCCGCCGCCCAGGGCGTACCGTCTGTCGGATTCCTGGCGCACGTAGCCGCGCGCGAGCAGGGTCTGCAGCAGCCGGTGGATGGTGCCGTACGGCAGCCCGGTCCTGGCCGCGATCTCCGACAGGCCCGCCTCGCCACCGTGCTCGGCCAGCGCCTCCAGCACGTCGAGCGCCCGCTCGACCGACTGCACACTCACAGGCCCTCCTTCGTCGGCCCTGTGAGTACACTGCTGCGTCTAATGGTTCGCTCGCTTCGCTCGCTCACAGACTCACCCCGCGCAGCGAGGCGTCCAGCACCTCGGCGGTGTGCGCCACTCTGATCTCCGCGCCGTCCCGCCGCATGGCGGCGGCGATCTGCATGGTGCATCCGGGGTTGGCGGACACCAGCAGCTCGGCTCTGGTCGAGCCGACCGCCTTGGCCTTCCTGTCGCCGAGGTCGCGGGCCGCCTGCGGCTGGAAGATGTTGTACGTGCCCGCCGAGCCACAGCAGATGGCCGACTCGGGGATCTCGCGCAGCTCCAGGTCGGGGATGCCGCTCAGCAGCTCGCGCGGCTGGGCGCGCACGCCCTGGGCGTGGGCCAGGTGGCAGGCGTCGTGGTAGGCGACCGTGAGCGGCAGCGGATGCCGCTTGGCCACGGGCCCCAGCTCGGTCAGGAACTCCGACAGGTCACGCACCTTGAAGCCGGGCTCGCGGCCGAGCAGCTCGGCGTACTCCTTCATGGAGGAGCCGCAGCCGGCCGCGTTCACCACGACGGTGTCCACCCCGGCCCGCTCGAACGTCCTGACCGTGCGCCGCGCCAGCCGTTTGGCCTGGTCGTCGCGCCCGGAGTGCACGCTGAGCGCCCCGCAGCAGCCCTGCCCCGGCGGGATCACCACGTCGCAGCCCTCCAGCGCCAGCACCCGCGCGGTGGCCGCGTTCACCTGAGGGAAGAACTCGCCCTGCACGCAGCCGGTGAGCATGCCGACCACGGCCCGCCGCTCTCCTCTCGCCCGGACCACCCGCGGCAACCGCTGCCGCCGCTCCACGCGCGGCGCGAGCGCGGCCATGGCCCCGAGGCTCGGGTTGACGCGGGCCAGGAACGGCGCCATCCGCTCGGCCAGCCCCATCCCCGGCCGCAGCAGCCGCAGCCTGCGCGGGTACGGGAACAGGGAGAACACGATGCCGCGCACGGCCCGCTCCTGCGGCTCGCGTTCGTGCTTCCGCTCGACCTCCGCCCTCGTCAGCTCGATCAGCCGGTCGTACTTGACCCCGGACGGGCAGGCGGTCACGCACGCCATGCACCCCAGACAGGCGTCGAAATGCCCCGCCATCTCCGGCGTGATCGGCGTGCCCTCGACGTGCTGCTGCATCAGATGGATCCGCCCGCGCGGCGAGTCCATCTCCTCGCCCCACAGCACGTACGTCGGACACGTCGGCAGGCAGAACCCGCAGTGCACACAGTCGTTGATCAGTTTCGGGTCCATCTCAGATCCCTCCCACGAACCGGCCGGGAGACATCCTGCGCCCGGGATCGAACTGCTCCTTGACCCGCCGCATCAGGGGCAACCCGCTGACCTGCCCCCACCGGTCGATGCTCGCGTACGGGGCGGCGAGCACGCTCACCCGCCCCCCGGCCCCCTCGACCCGCTCCCGCACCGCGGACACGGCCGCGGCCAGCGCCGGCTCCCCGATCGCCCCCCACGATTCCAGCAACACCCGCCCGGACAGCGCAGAGCCTCGCAGCGACAGCCCGGTGCCGGCCACCGCGTCCAGCACGGCCCGCGTGCCCGTGGCCGGGAAACGCACCTCGACCAGCACGTCGTCGTTCGAGATCAGCCCCCACCACGGCGGCGGCTCGCCGGTCAAGGCACCCTTGCCGACCAGCCCGCGCAGCGCCTCGGCCCGCGACTCGGCGGCCGTGCCCTCGACCAGCACGGCCAAAGTCAGCGGCCCGGCAGGGTCCGGCCAGTCCACCTCGGCGGCGCTCGGCTCGGCCTGCGAGGCGGCCAGCGCCGCGGCGACCGGCGGCAGCTCGTCGCGGTCGAGCTCCGCCGTGATCCAGCGGCGGTCGGCAGGCAGCGGGTGCAGGCGGAACGTGGCCTCCGCGATGACGCCGAGTGTGCCGTACGAGCCGGTGAAGAGCTTGCCGAGGTCATAACCCGCGACGTTCTTGACCACTTTGCCGCCCGACCGCGCGATCGTACCGTCGGGCAGCACCACCGTGATGCCGATGAGCAGGTCGCGGGCGGTGCCGTAGCGGAACGCACGCGGGCCCGCGGTCGCGGTGGCCAGCGTGCCGCCGACCGTCGTGCCCTCGGCGAACGGCACGTCCAGCGCCAGCTCCTGTCCCTTGTCCGCGAGCGCGGTGGCCAGGGCGTCCATCGTCACCCCGGCCTGCGCCCGGACCACGAGGTCGCCGGCAGCGTGCTCGAGGATCTCGTTCATGCAGCACATGTCGAGCAGCACGTCGCACCGCTCCGGCGGCGGGGCCCAGTGCAGCTTCGTGCCGCCGCCGGCCGGGACCACCGCCAGGTCCCGCTCGGCGCAGGCACGCAGCACGGCCGCGACCTCCTCGACCGTCTCGGGCAGCGCCACCCAGCGCGGCTTGACCCCGCTGACGGCGTCGTCAGCGCCCGCCTCCCTGACCGTCGCCCCCAACATCAGAACTGCTCCGCCTTCCCGGACTCCACCAGGGGATGCACACCCTTCCGAACGCCCGGCGCCTCCCCGCACAACCGCGGCGTGGGGAACACCTTGCCCGGATTGGACAGTCCCCGGGGGTCGAACGCGCACCGGACCAACTGCATCGTGTCCAGGTCGGCCTCGCTGAACATCCTCGGCATGTAACGGCTCTTGTCCACGCCGACGCCGTGCTCGCCGGTGATCGAGCCGCCGTGCTCGATGCACAGGTCAAGGATCGCGCCGGAGACCACCTCGGCCCGCTCGCCCGCCCCCGGCTCCGCGTCGTCGAAGAGCACCAGCGGATGCAGGTTGCCGTCCCCGGCGTGGAAGACGTTGGCCACCCTGATCCCGTGCTCGGCCGACAGCCGGTCGATGGCGGCCAGCACGCTCGGCAGGGACGTGCGCGGCACGACGCCGTCCTGCACGATGTACGCCGGACTGATGCGGCCCACCGCCGCGAACGCGGACTTGCGACCCTTCCAGATCGCCGCCCGCTCGGCGGGGTCGGCCGCCACCCGCAGCTCGAACGCCCCCGAGCAGATCTCCGTGAGCTGCGCGAACTGCCGCTCCACCTCCGCCGCAGGGCCGTCCAGCTCGACGATCAGCACGGCGCCCGCACCCTCGGGGTAGCGGCAGGCCACCGCCGCCTCGGCCGCCTCGATGGCGAGGGCGTCCATCATCTCGATCGCGGCCGGCACGATGCCCGCCCCGATGATCGCCGACACCGCCTGGCCGCCCTGCTCGATGCTCTCGAACGCGGCCAGCACCGTGGTCACGGTCTGCGGCGCGCGGCTGAGCCGTACCGTGATCTTGGTGGCGATGCCGAGCGTGCCCTCCGAGCCGACGAACGCGCCCAGCAGGTCGTAGCCGGGATCCATGCGGTCGAGCGTGACCAGGTCGCCGTCCGGGGTGACGATCTCGCAGGCCTCGACGTGGTTGACGGTGAAGCCGTACTTGAGGCAGTGGGCGCCACCGGAGTTCTCCGCCACGTTGCCGCCGATCGAGCAGACCTGCTGGCTGGACGGGTCGGGGGCGTAGTAGTAGCCCCGGTCGCGCACGGCCTCGGTGATGGCGAGGTTCGTGACGCCCGGCTCCACGACCGCCCTGCGGTTGTCCAGGTCGATCTCCAGGATCGCGCGCATCTTGGAGGTGACGATGAGCACGCCGTCCTCGCGCGGGAGCGCGCCGCCCGACAGGCCCGTGCCCGACCCCCTGGCCACGAACGGCACGCTGAAGTCGTTGCATAGGCGTACCACCCGGGCGACCTGCTCGGCCGTGTCCGGCAACACGACCACGGCCGGGGTCGCCCGGTGGTAGGTGAGGCCGTCGCACTCATACGTGCGCAGGCGTACCGGATCGGTGATCACCGAGTCGTAGGGCAGCAGGGAACGCAGGGCCGCCACCAGGGTGTCCAGCACTCGATCACCTCCGTTTCCGATTATTCACGGCATGCGGGCATAAGCGGGAAGAGTCAGGAACTCGGCAAAGTCGTCGTCCAGCGCCACTTCCTTGAACAACGCGGTGGCCTGCTCGAACAACTTCTCGTCGTAGCCCGGCTCCGTGGCGATCCCGGCGAGCTCCTCGGAGATGATCTGCTCGACCAGCTCCTTGGTCACCTGTGCGCCCGTGTCCGCGAGCGTGATGTCGTTGTGGATCCACTGCCAGATCTGCGAGCGCGAGATCTCGGCCGTGGCCGCGTCCTCCATGAGGTTGTGGATCGCCACCGCGCCGAGCCCGCCCATCCAGGCGGCCAGATAACGCAGCGCCACGTCCACGTTGTTACGCAGCCCCGCCTCGGTGATGTCGCCGGGCGTCTCCGAGACGGCCAGCAGATCGGCCGCCGTCACGCTGACGTCCTCGCGCAGCCGGTCGAGCTGGTTGGGCCGGGAGCCCAGCACCCCGTCGAACACCTCGCGGCAGATCGGCACCAGGTCCGGGTGGGCCACCCACGACCCGTCGAACCCGTCGCCCGACTCGCGCGTCTTGTCCGCCCGCACCTTATCCAGGGCCACGGCGTTGACCTCGGGGTCCTTGCGCGAGGGGATGAACGCCGCCATCCCGCCGATGGCGTGCGCGCCGCGCTTGTGACAGGTCCGCACGAGCAACTCGGTGTACGCGCGCATGAACGGGGCCGTCATCGTGACCGCGTTCCGCTCCGGCAGCAGGAACTCGCGGCCCCTGGTGCGGAACTTCTTGATCACGCTGAACAGGTAGTCCCAGCGGCCCGCGTTGAGCCCGGCCGAGTGGTCGCGCAGCTCGTAGAGGATCTCCTCCATCTCGAACGCGGCCGGATACGTCTCGATGAGCACGGTGGCCCTGATGGTGCCGTACGGGATGCCGAGCAGCTCCTGCGCGCGGGTGAAGACGTCGTTCCAGAGCCGCGCCTCCAGGTGCGACTCGATCTTGGGGAGGTAGAAGTACGGGCCCTTGCCCTTGTCGATCTGCCGCTGGGCACAGTGGAAGAAGTAGAGCCCGAAGTCGAACAGCGACCCCGACACCGGCCGCCCGTCCACGGTGGCGTGCTTCTCGTCCAGGTGCCAGCCGCGCGGCCGCACCACGACCGTGGCCAGCTCGTCGTCGGGCTTGAGCGCGTACGCCTTGCCGCCGGTCTCGAAGTCGATCGTGCGGTCGAGCGCGTCACGCAGGTTGAGATGACCGGCCACGCAGTTCTCCCAGAGCGGGGAGTTGGCGTCCTCGAAGTCGGCCAGCCACACCTTGGCGCCGGAGTTGAGCGCGTTGACGGTCATCTTCTTGTCGACCGGCCCGGTGATCTCGACCCTGCGGTCCTCCAGGCCGGGCGCCGGTGGCGCGACCTGCCAGTCGGCCTCCCTGATCTCCTTGGTCTCGGGGAGGAAGTCCAGCATGCCGCCATTGGACAGCTCCGCCTGCCGCGTCTGGCGAGCCTCCAGCAGCTCCAGCCGCCGGGCGCCGAACTCCCGCTGGAGAGCCGCCACGAAATCGAGCGCCTCCGGCGTGAGGATCTCGTCGAACCGGTCGAGCATCGGGCCGGTGATCTCCATGGGACCTCTTTCCGCTCTGTTTTCCGCTCCGTGGAAAATCACTTCTGGATTGTGGAAGTGAAGCTACTCCCCTCCTGCTTCCCGGGTCAAAGGTGGGGTATTCCTCGGGGGCTCCTCGGGGGCATTCCTGATGGGATCGGCAGCCTCATCGCGAAAGGATTGGAGGCATGAAGACGATCGCGATCGCGGGTGGGCTGCTGGCCTCGGCGGTGCTGCTGACGGGTTGCGGGCTCGGCGACATCGCCGGCCCCACGAACCAGGACACGACGTCCTACGAGGTGACCGACAAGGTCACCAAGCTGCAGCTGGAAAGCGGCGCCGGCGACACCGTCGTCACGGAGACCGACGGCGCGGCCGTCCGGGTCGTCGAGAAGCTCCGGTGGCGCGGCGACGACAAGCCCAAGCCGGAGCACAAGGTCGAGGGCGGGGTGTTGCTCGTCACGTACGACTGCCCGTCGAACTGGGGCAGCTGCAGCGTCGACTACGAGATCGAGGTCCCGAAGGGACTGGCCGTCGACCTCGACAGCGGCTCGGGCAACATCACGCTCAGGGCGCTGACCGGGGACATCGACGTGCACGTCGGCTCCGGCGACGTCGACGCCACCGACCTGGCGGGCAAGAAGGTGGTCGCGGAGGCGGGGTCGGGGAACGTCGAGCTCAAGTACACGACGGCGCCCGCCAGTGCCCAGCTGAAGGCCGGGTCGGGGGACATCGTGCTCAACGTTCCCGACGGGGCCTACGACGTGCGGACCGACACCGGATCCGGCGATGAGACCGTCTCGGTCAAGAACGACGGCTCCTCGCCGAACAAGATCTCCTTGACCGCGGGCTCCGGCAACGTCAGCGTGTTGCCTCGTTAACCAGGTGCTTCCCCACGGGATGTTCTGCCACCATCGGGGAAGACATCGAGGTGTCCAGACGTTTCCCTCATAGAGATGACACGAATGCACGAAAACATCACGCTCGAGACCGGCGATTTCGACCTCGAGGAGCGCCAGGCGCTCCGCCGTGTGGCAGGTCTGTCCACCGAACTCCAGGACATTTCCGAAGTCGAATACCGGCAGCTACGACTCGAGCGGGTCGTCCTCGTCGGCGTCTGGACCACGGGCACCGCGGAGGACGCGGAAAACTCCCTGCTCGAGCTCAAGCTCCTGGCCGAGACGGCCGGGTCGCAGGTGCTCGACGGACTCATCCAGCGCCGGCAGAAGCCCGACCCGGCCACGTACATCGGCTCCGGCAAGGCGCTGGAGCTGCGTGACGTGGTGGAGTCCCACGGCGCCGACACCGTGATCTGCGACGGCGAGCTGACCCCCGGTCAGCTCCGCCAGCTCGAGGAGACGGTCAAGGTCAAGGTGATCGACCGTACGGCGCTCATCCTCGACATCTTCGCCCAGCACGCCAAGAGCCGCGAGGGCAAGGCGCAGGTCGAGCTCGCGCAGCTCCAATACCTGCTGCCCCGCCTGCGCGGATGGGGTGGCAACCTGTCCCGGCAGGTCGGCGGCCGTGCCGCCGGCGGCGTCGGCATCGGCGGACGCGGCCCCGGTGAGACCAAGATCGAGCTGGACCGCCGCCGCATCCGCGAGCGCATGGCCAAGCTGCGGCGCCAGATCAGCGGCATGTCCACCGCCCGCGACACCATGCGCTACCAGCGCCAGCGGCGCGAGGTGCCGGCCGTGGCCATCGCGGGCTACACCAACGCCGGCAAGTCCTCGCTGCTCAACCGCGTCACCGGCGCGGGCGTGCTGGTGGAGGACGCGCTGTTCGCCACCCTCGACCCGACCGTGCGCCGGGCGCGCACGCCGGAAGGCAGGCTGTTCACGATCGCCGACACCGTCGGCTTCGTGCGTCACCTGCCGCACCAGCTGGTCGAGGCGTTCCGCTCCACGCTGGAGGAGGTCGCCGACGCCGACCTGATCCTGCACGTGGTCGACGGCTCGCACGCCGACCCCGAGGGGCAGCTGGCGGCGGTGCGCGAGGTGCTCGCCGACATCGACGGCGCCAAGGACATCCCCGAGATCGTCGTGATCAACAAGGCCGACGCGGCCGACCCTGAAGTGCTCGACCGTCTGCAGCGCCGCGAGCGGCACAGCATCGTCGTGTCGGCGCGGACGGGCAAGGGCATCCCCGAGCTGATTGCGCTCATCGAGCGGGAGCTGCCCAGGCTGGATCTCGAGGTGCACCTGCTGGTGCCGTACGAGCGGGGCGACCTGATCTCGCGGGCCCACAAGGAGGGCGAGGTGCTCTCCGTGGGCCACGTGGAGGACGGCACGATCCTGCACGCTCGCGTGCTGCCCAGCCTGTTCCAGGAGCTGGAGCGGGTGGGCAAGCCGGTCGAACGCGTCTTTTGACGATTCCGCTGGGCGGGCTCGCCGTGCTGCGGTACGGTGGGGCCGCCCGGCGCGGGGTTGATGCCATCGGCGGCACATCACGGCACGGTTGGGCAGCACTGACCGCAAAGCGTGCAGAGCTGCCCAAAAACGGCAGTGGTCCCCGAACCCCGGGTATTGCTAGGATGGCCAAACCTTACGTAGGTCTGGCTAATGGGCGCGGGTTCTGGGGTTTCGGATGATGGCTCATGGTGTCTGAAGTCGTCAGCGGGGGCCACAACAAGGCGGGGCTGAGTGACGGTTGGGATCTGTGGTCTTTCTTCCGAATAACCCTGTACACCAGCCCAACATGTGAAATAACGTAACTGAACTGAAATCGCCGGATCATGACTCTGGCGATACGGTCACCGCACAACACATCGCGGATGAGAGCAGGAGACCCCCCATGTCGTCCGGACCCGGAGCGGACTCAGTGGGCGCGGCACAGGCCGTGCGCTGTGCTCCGCGCTCGCGTGGGGGCTCGCGCAGGGCGGTGATGCGGTGACCGTTCGGCTCCTGACCAACATCGGCCGCCTCTGGACCGGCAACGAGGTCCTCAGCAACGCGGCCATTCTCGTGCACAACGACCGCATCGCGTGGGTCGGGCGAGCCCCCGACCTGCCGCAGAGCGTGCCCGGGGTCGTCGACGACATCGTCGACGTCGACCACGTCGAAAACCTCGGCGGCGCGCTCGTCACGCCCGGCCTCATCGACGCCCACACGCATCCCGTCTACGCCGGCAACCGCTACGCCGAGCTCGCCATCCGCACCGGCGGCTCCAGCGCCGCCTCGATCACCGCGGCCGGCGGCGGCGTGGGCTCCACCGTCACCGTGACCCGCGGCACCGACCCGTGGACGCTGTGCAACGGCGTGCGCGAGCGGCTGCGCGGCTGGCTGCTCAGCGGCACCACCACCGTCGAGGCCAAGACCGGCTACCACCTCACGCGCGACGGCGAGCTGGCCGACGTGCGGCTCCTGCGCGAGCTGGAGAAGGAGCCGATGATGCCGCGCGTGCACGTCACGTTCCTCGCGGCGCACGTCGTACCGCCCGAATACTTCGGCCGCCAGCGCGAATACGTCGAGGCCGTGGGCGCCTGGTGCGCCGACGCCGCGGCGGCGGGCGCCGACAGCGTCGACGTCTACTGCGACGAGGGCCACTTCACCACCGAGGAATCCCGCTGGGTCCTCGCCTCCGGCCGCAACGTCGGCCTGCTGCCGCGCATCCACGCCGGCCTCTTCAGCCGCCGCGGCGCCGTGCAACTGGCCGCCGAGCTCGGCTGCGCCTCCGCCGACGGCCTGCACCACATGTCCGACGAGGACATCGCCATCATGTCGCGCTACGGCGTGCCCGCGGTCGTCTGCCCCGCCACCGCCCTCCAGCGCGGCCACCTGCCGCCGGTCCGCCAGATGATCAAGCACGGCGTGCAGATCGCACTCGGCAGCGACCACAACCCCGGCTACTGCGGCATCACGTCGATGTCGCTGGTGATCGCCATGGCGGTGTCGGCGTTCGGGATGAGCGTCAACGACGCGCTCCGCGCCGCCACGCTCGGCGGCGCCACCGTGCTCGGCGCTCCCGACCGCGGCGTCCTGGCACCGGGTCGGCTGGCGGACATCGTGCAGTGGGACGCCGACCACGAGGGCGCCTTCGCCTGGTCCTTCGGCCTCAAGCCGCGCCGGGTGTGGCGGGGCGGGACGCCGGTCCAGTAGCACGGGCCGTTTGGTCCCTCTGGCTGCGAGCCTGATCTTTCGCTTTCTCGCTTCAGGGCAGGGCGGCCGACTGGCTAATGTCGGCGTATGTCATCCACGGTTGCCGTCGTCACGGATTCATCCGCTTACCTGCCTGCGGTGCCGGGTGTCATGGTGGTGCCGTTGCAGGTGATCATGAAGGGCACTCCGTATGACGAGGGCCCTCGTGACGAGGGGTCTCTTGAGGAGGGGTCTCTTGAGGAGGGTCCTCGTCACGAGCGCTCTCGTGGCGCGGGGTCTCATGACGAGGGCTTTTCTGACGCTCGCCCGTCGTCGGATCGTGAGGGCCGGAGCGGCACGACTCCCGGGACGTGGCGTGCCACGGACACCCTGAATGACCTGGCCTCCGCCGTCACCTCCCGCCCTTCGCCGGCCCGCTTCTCCACCTGCTACTCCTCTCTGGCGGCGGCAGGCGCCACAGCCGTGGTCTCAATCCACCTGTCCGGCCAAATGTCGGGCACCATCGAGTCGGCCAGGTTAGCCGCGCGGGACGCCCCCGTACCCGTGGAAGTGATCGACAGCCGTTCGATCGCGATGGGCCTCGGCTACCCGGTCCTGGCCGCGGCGCGTGCCGCCGCAGCGGAAGGCGCGTCGCTGGAGACGGTGGCCGCGGCGGCCCGCCGCTGCGCCGAGGCGACCCAGACGTTCTTCTACGTCGACACACTTGAATACCTGCGGCGCAGCGGCCGCATCGGCGCCGCCGCGTCCGTGCTCGGCTCCGCCCTCATGATCAAACCTCTCCTCCACATCGTGAACGGTCAGATCTCCCTGCTGGAGAAGGTCCGCACGGCGACGCGCGCCATCGCCCGCCTGGAGGACCTGGCGGTGCAGGCTGCCGGGGCCGGCCCGGTGGAGGTGGCGGTCCAGCACCTGGCGGCGAGAGCGCGAGCCGAAGCACTCGCGGAACGTCTGCCGAAACGCGTGCCTGGGCTGATGGACCTGCGCGTCGTGGAGGTCGGCCCGGTGATCGGGGCCCACGTGGGCCCCGGAATGCTGGGGCTGACCGTCACACCCCGCGACGTGTGGCCTGCGGGCGCATAGAGGCGCTCAAGAGCGCCTCTGCGGCCCTCCATCCACAATCCCGTCACCTATACCTCCACTGTCCCCAGAACCCCGCTCGGGCCTTCACAGCGGCCGCTGGAGCCCTACGTTCTCTGGCGTGCGAACGCCTGACCCGACCGCAGAGCGCGCCATAGCCGAATCCCGGCTACGGTCGATCATGACCCCTGCCCGCCGCCCTCGCCGGCTCCTCCCTCGGCGCTCGGGCGGCGGTGGCAAGCGCGTCACACCAAGGAAGGGCGGCGACGGCCCTTCCTCCGGGTCTCAGGCGCCCGAATCCCGGATCGAGGAGTCCGCCACCGCACCTTGGGAGAGGATCGGCTACCCGCTGCACGCCGGGGATGAGGCTCCTCTGACGTCGGCATGGGGGGAGACGTCGGCACCGGTCCACGACCCGAGCCCCACCACGTCGCACCAGCCCGATCGCAACGCCGACCCGATTCCCCTCCAGTCCCGCCGTTCAGCCTCAGCCCCCGGTTGGTCAGAGGGTGACCCTGTCCCTGTTCTGCTGGGCTCCGGCGGGCGTCCGGTGTCGGCGCCGGGGTGGCGGGAGCACGACCCGGGCCCCGTATCGCTTCGGTCGGGTGGCCGTCCTGTGTCGGTGCCGGGGTGGGGGGAGGACGAGCCGGGCCCTGTGTCGCTTCGGTCGGGTGGCCGTCCTGTGTCGGTGCCGGGGTGGGGGGAGGACGAGCCGGGCCCTGTGTCGCTTCGGTCGGGTGGCCGTCCTGTGTCGGTGCCGGGGTGGGGGGAGGACGAGCCGGGCCCTGT from Nonomuraea polychroma encodes the following:
- a CDS encoding DUF2277 domain-containing protein, producing the protein MCRSIKTLRPPFTESVTEEDVRAAALQYVRKISGFRAPAAHNAEAFDRAVETITRASEELLGALQVRGAR
- a CDS encoding IclR family transcriptional regulator, with protein sequence MQSVERALDVLEALAEHGGEAGLSEIAARTGLPYGTIHRLLQTLLARGYVRQESDRRYALGGGLVRLGGIAESMVGVWAQPYLAKMVEFSGETANLAVLEGDFVVYVAQVPSPRRLRMFAEVGRRVLPHSTAVGKVLLAGRPDGDAVAVFERTGMPRRTPNTITDVSAMLAELGRVRTVGYAMDLGEEELGVHCLAVPVWDGNRVVAAMSVSGPAERIDARDRDELAEGLRKIALDFGNELSPPAERPGLPLRHV
- a CDS encoding (Fe-S)-binding protein is translated as MDPKLINDCVHCGFCLPTCPTYVLWGEEMDSPRGRIHLMQQHVEGTPITPEMAGHFDACLGCMACVTACPSGVKYDRLIELTRAEVERKHEREPQERAVRGIVFSLFPYPRRLRLLRPGMGLAERMAPFLARVNPSLGAMAALAPRVERRQRLPRVVRARGERRAVVGMLTGCVQGEFFPQVNAATARVLALEGCDVVIPPGQGCCGALSVHSGRDDQAKRLARRTVRTFERAGVDTVVVNAAGCGSSMKEYAELLGREPGFKVRDLSEFLTELGPVAKRHPLPLTVAYHDACHLAHAQGVRAQPRELLSGIPDLELREIPESAICCGSAGTYNIFQPQAARDLGDRKAKAVGSTRAELLVSANPGCTMQIAAAMRRDGAEIRVAHTAEVLDASLRGVSL
- a CDS encoding FAD-binding oxidoreductase — its product is MLGATVREAGADDAVSGVKPRWVALPETVEEVAAVLRACAERDLAVVPAGGGTKLHWAPPPERCDVLLDMCCMNEILEHAAGDLVVRAQAGVTMDALATALADKGQELALDVPFAEGTTVGGTLATATAGPRAFRYGTARDLLIGITVVLPDGTIARSGGKVVKNVAGYDLGKLFTGSYGTLGVIAEATFRLHPLPADRRWITAELDRDELPPVAAALAASQAEPSAAEVDWPDPAGPLTLAVLVEGTAAESRAEALRGLVGKGALTGEPPPWWGLISNDDVLVEVRFPATGTRAVLDAVAGTGLSLRGSALSGRVLLESWGAIGEPALAAAVSAVRERVEGAGGRVSVLAAPYASIDRWGQVSGLPLMRRVKEQFDPGRRMSPGRFVGGI
- a CDS encoding FAD-linked oxidase C-terminal domain-containing protein, whose protein sequence is MDTLVAALRSLLPYDSVITDPVRLRTYECDGLTYHRATPAVVVLPDTAEQVARVVRLCNDFSVPFVARGSGTGLSGGALPREDGVLIVTSKMRAILEIDLDNRRAVVEPGVTNLAITEAVRDRGYYYAPDPSSQQVCSIGGNVAENSGGAHCLKYGFTVNHVEACEIVTPDGDLVTLDRMDPGYDLLGAFVGSEGTLGIATKITVRLSRAPQTVTTVLAAFESIEQGGQAVSAIIGAGIVPAAIEMMDALAIEAAEAAVACRYPEGAGAVLIVELDGPAAEVERQFAQLTEICSGAFELRVAADPAERAAIWKGRKSAFAAVGRISPAYIVQDGVVPRTSLPSVLAAIDRLSAEHGIRVANVFHAGDGNLHPLVLFDDAEPGAGERAEVVSGAILDLCIEHGGSITGEHGVGVDKSRYMPRMFSEADLDTMQLVRCAFDPRGLSNPGKVFPTPRLCGEAPGVRKGVHPLVESGKAEQF